In Fusarium fujikuroi IMI 58289 draft genome, chromosome FFUJ_chr08, one genomic interval encodes:
- a CDS encoding related to clathrin light chain — protein MADRFPSLEDFDSGAQTDIKDPTAEPSTDDFLAREKALLGDDADQFATNDDAAAFASNDDDLLGGAGNNEQSTFESQFPDLTNPEAGTGVSGGTAITGGPSVSYNSGYQAFAEEEEEPEVVKEWRERRDNQIAKRAEQFAAQREETIKEAQQNIDDFYENYNNKKEKGIAQTRKEAEEFLASREDTVSGGTSWDRIAKLVDVSGKGAKGGASGSGKERFRELLVSLRKDEKAPGATGY, from the exons ATGGCCGACCGTTTCCCTTCACTCGAGGACTTCGATTCTGGGG CGCAAACCGATATCAAGGACCCTACTGCCGAGCCCTCAACCGATGATTTCCTCGCCCGCGAGAAGGCCCTTCTGGGAGATGATGCGGACCAGTTCGCGACCAACGATGACGCTGCTGCCTTCGCTAGTAACGATGATGACCTTCTCGGCGGCGCTGGTAATAACGAGCAGTCCACTTTCGAATCCCAGTTCCCTGACCTGACTAACCCTGAGGCT GGTACTGGTGTCTCCGGTGGAACCGCCATTACAGGAGGACCTTCCGTGAGCTACAACTCCGGGTATCAGGCTTtcgccgaggaagaggaagagcccGAGGTCGTCAAGGAGTGGCGGGAGCGCCGTGATAACCAGATTGCCAAACGCGCTGAACAATTTGCTGCACAGCGAGAAGAGACCATCAAGGAGGCACAGCAGAACATCGATGACTTCTACGAGAActacaacaacaagaaggagaagggcatCGCGCAAACACGAAAGGAAGCCGAAGAGTTCTTGGCAAGCCGAGAGGACACCGTCTCTGGTGGCACCAGCTGGGACCGAATCGCCAAGTTGGTGGATGTCAGCGGTAAGGGCGCCAAGGGAGGTGCCTCTGGATCTGGCAAGGAGCGATTCCGAGAGTTGCTAGTCAGCCTACGAAAGGACGAAAAGGCGCCTGGCGCTACAGGCTATTAG
- a CDS encoding related to the member of the syntaxin family of t-SNAREs TLG2 — MWRDRTNLYISYRQSYAHHPTQRRPYGPGALASGPLADAYTSSYANDDRRGLLSAGAFEDDGDAITDLLANIATKGQSLEKLHQKHVLPGFNDEDAKRAEEAQIEKLTQEITKGFHDCHRCIQRIEQMVRESQHAGTITKAEETMAKNIQISLAARVQDASASFRKKQSAYLKKLRGMGGFGGLSPGERSSTPQPGFYLDPSLQESDADRSFSQSTLQATQQQRVLHSNDAAIAQREREIEDIAQGIIELSDLFRDLQNMVIDQGTMLDRIDYNVERMNTDVKAADKELVVASGYQRRTTKRKIILLLILIIFGMIILLVIKPKKHG, encoded by the exons ATGTGGCGAGACCGCACGAACCT GTACATCTCCTACCGGCAGTCTTACGCGCATCACCCTACACAGCGAAGACCCTATGGACCGGGCGCCCTTGCTTCTGGTCCCCTTGCCGACGCCTATACCAGCAGCTATGCGAACGACGATCGTCGCGGCCTTCTATCGGCCGGTGCGtttgaagacgatggcgatgcc ATCACAGACTTGCTTGCCAATATCGCGACAAAGGGCCagagcttggagaagctACACCAAAAGCATGTGCTACCTGGTTTCAATGATGAAGACGCTAAAAGGGCCGAGGAAGCGCAAATAGAGAAGCTTACACAAGAGATCACCAAGGGCTTTCATGACTGCCATCGCTGCATTCAAAGAATCGAACAAATGGTGCGGGAATCACAGCACGCAGGTACCATCACAAAGGCAGAGGAGACCATGGCCAAGAACATTCAAATTTCGCTGGCTGCACGAGTTCAAGATGCGAGCGCTAGTTTCAGAAAGAAGCAGAGTGCTTATCTTAAAA AGCTTCGTGGCATGGGTGGCTTTGGCGGGTTGAGTCCTGGCGAGAGATCTAGTACACCACAGCCAGGCTTCTATCTCGACCCATCTCTTCAAGAATCTGACGCAGATCGATCTTTTTCACAATCGACACTCCAAGCAACCCAACAGCAGAGAGTGCTCCATTCTAATGATGCTGCGATTGCTCAACGTGAACGAGAGATTGAGGATATTGCCCAAGGCATTATCGAACTGTCTGACCTCTTTCGAGATCTCCAGAACATGGTTATCGACCAGGGCACAATGCTGGATCGTATCGACTACAATGTTGAGCGCATGAATACTGATGTCAAAGCCGCTGACAAGGAGCTAGTTGTAGCTTCTGGCTACCAGCGGAGGACAACCAAACGCAAGatcattctcctcctcattcttATAATCTTTGGTATGATCATTCTGTTGGTGATCAAACCTAAGAAGCATGGGTAG
- a CDS encoding probable calmodulin — protein sequence MADSLTEEQVSEFKEAFSLFDKDGDGQITTKELGTVMRSLGQNPSESELQDMINEVDADNNGTIDFPEFLTMMARKMKDTDSEEEIREAFKVFDRDNNGFISAAELRHVMTSIGEKLTDDEVDEMIREADQDGDGRIDYNEFVQLMMQK from the exons ATG GCCGACTCACTTACCGAAGAGCAAGTCTCCGAATTTAAGGAGgccttctctctcttt gacaaggatggcgatg GCCAGATTACCACCAAGGAGCTCGGTACCGTTATGCGCTCTCTTGGCCAGAACCCCTCCGAGTCTGAGCTTCAGGACATGATCAACGAGGTTGACGCCGACAACAACGGCACCATCGACTTTCCTG AGTTCCTCACCATGATGGCGcgcaagatgaaggataccgactctgaggaggagatccgTGAGGCTTTCAAGGTGTTCGACCGTGACAACAACGGTTTCATTTCTGCTGCTGAACTTAGACATGTCATGACCTCCATCGGCGAGAAGCTCactgatgatgaggttgatgagatgatccGAGAGGCTGACCAGGACGGCGATGGCCGAATCGACT ACAACGAGTTCGTCCAGCTCATGATGCAAAAATAA
- a CDS encoding probable class I alpha mannosidase: MAGPLRRGRLWIGVAFIWILCFWYWSNSDSGFKLFGNGDPLAGKGATAWTRRLPKYPIPKEKLAALPKITGDVKVPKIQAAAPVESAAAKELRLSRLAAVKKSFEHSWSGYSNYAWMHDEVTPLTGKSKDPFGGWAATLVDALDTLWIMDMKDEFTKAVAAADGIDFTRSPMATINIFETNIRYLGGFLSAYELSGRAHPILLKKAIELGDLLMCAFDTPNHMPVTRWEWKKSAYGQAQSPSREALVSELGSLSLELTKLSQLTSNPRFYDAVKRIGDQFESTQLNTRLPGMWPVVVDAYTPAFHAGSDFTLGGMSDSLYEYLPKWYLLLGGQLEQPRRLYENFIPVAIKHLFKRALTPSDKPVLISGDYQVTDLPGEQPKYTYVARGQHLTCFAGGMVAMGSKIFNRPADLEIASQLTDGCIWAYQATQTGLGPEVFNFISCGGVDAKDSSDCTWNEDRWLKAIEEQHAPDFRAPPLRGSDWKKPTVQDVVKKHNLPKGMIDVSDGRYILRPEAIESIFIMYRVTGDAQWMEKAWTMFETIEKVTRTEIAASAIDDVTKAEPTKMDSMESFWLAETLKYFYLIFSEFDVISLDKWVLNTEAHPLSRPDVK; this comes from the exons ATGGCGGGTCCCCTACGGCGAGGCCGTCTCTGGATTGGCGTCGCCTTCATCTGGATCTTGTGCTTTTGGTACTGGTCAAATTCGGACTCTGGCTTCAAGTTGTTTGGTAATGGAGATCCTCTTGCTGGAAAGGGCGCCACAGCTTGGACGCGAAGATTACCTAAATATCCTATTCCCAAGGAGAAACTAGCTGCCTTGCCAAAGATCACCGGAGATGTCAAGGTCCCCAAGATTCAGGCTGCTGCTCCGGTCGAGAGCGCCGCGGCCAAGGAGCTGCGACTGTCGCGATTGGCCGCAGTcaagaagagcttcgagcACAGCTGGAGCGGGTATTCCAACTATGCCTGGATGCACGACGAGGTGACCCCGTTGACCGGCAAGTCCAAGGACCCCTTTGGCGGTTGGGCTGCCACTCTGGTCGATGCCCTCGATACCCTTTGGATCATGGACATGAAGGACGAGTTCACAAAAGCTGTTGCCGCTGCAGACGGTATTGATTTCACCAGGAGTCCCATGGCAACTATCAACATTTTCGAGACCAACATTCGCTATCTTGGTGGATTCCTGTCGGCATATGAATTGAGCGGAAGAGCTCATCCTATtctcttgaagaaggctATTGAGCTGGGAGACCTGCTCATGTGTGCCTTTGATACACCGAACCACATGCCAGTTACTCGATGGGAGTGGAAGAA ATCTGCTTACGGCCAAGCTCAGTCTCCCTCGCGGGAGGCTCTTGTTTCTGAACTTGGTTCCTTGAGTCTCGAGCTCACTAAACTATCTCAGCTAACCAGCAACCCGAGATTTTATGACGCTGTCAAGAGAATTGGAGACCAGTTTGAATCTACACAGCTCAACACTCGCCTTCCTGGCATGTGGCCGGTAGTCGTTGATGCTTATACACCAGCCTTCCATGCTGGTTCAGACTTCACCCTTGGTGGTATGTCTGACTCGCTGTACGAGTATCTTCCCAAGTggtatcttcttcttggcggccAACTAGAGCAGCCACGCCGACTATACGAAAACTTCATCCCTGTTGCCATCAAGCACCTTTTCAAGCGAGCATTGACACCTTCGGACAAGCCGGTCCTCATCTCTGGAGACTACCAGGTGACTGATTTGCCAGGCGAACAACCCAAGTACACCTATGTTGCACGAGGCCAGCATCTGACCTGCTTCGCTGGCGGTATGGTAGCAATGGGCAGCAAGATTTTCAACCGCCCCGCAGATCTCGAGATCGCTTCCCAGCTCACAGATGGATGTATCTGGGCTTATCAGGCTACGCAGACGGGACTTGGACCTGAggtcttcaacttcatctcgtGTGGCGGCGTCGATGCTAAGGACTCGAGCGATTGCACCTGGAACGAGGACCGTTGGCTCAAGGCTATTGAAGAACAACACGCTCCTGACTTCAGGGCGCCGCCGTTGAGAGGATCAgactggaagaagccaaCGGTTCAAGACGtggtcaagaagcacaacCTTCCCAAAGGTATGATTGACGTGAGCGATGGACGATACATTCTCCGACCCGAGGCTATCGagtccatcttcatcatgtatCGCGTCACAGGAGATGCACAATGGATGGAAAAGGCGTGGACCATGTTCGAGACGATCGAGAAGGTGACACGAACTGAGATTGCGGCTTCAGCGATAGACGATGTCACCAAAGCAGAGCCTACAAAGATGGACAGTATGGAGAGTTTCTGGTTGGCAGAGACTCTCAAGTACTTTTATCTCATCTTCAGCGAATTTGATGTTATCAGCTTGGATAAGTGGGTGCTGAACACAGAAGCACACCCTCTAAGTCGTCCAGATGTAAAGTAA
- a CDS encoding probable gamma-adaptin precursor, with the protein MSSLKQFIRNVRAAKTIADERAVIQKESAAIRASFREESHDPNIRRNNVAKLLYLFTLGERTHFGQIECLKLLASPRFADKRLGHLATSLLLDENQEVLTLVTNSLKNDLGHSNQYVVGLALCTLGNIASIEMSRDLFPEIETLVATANPYIRRKAALCAMRICRKVPDLQEHFIDKATQLLSDRNHGVLLCGLTLVTSLCEADEEEGGEEGIVEKFRPFVPGLVRTLKGLATSGYAPEHDVTGITDPFLQVKILHLLRVLAVGDAETSEQINDILAQVATNTESSKNVGNSILYEAVRTILDIEADSGLRVLGVNILGKFLTNRDNNIRYVALNTLIKVVAIEPNAVQRHRNTILECLRDPDISIRRRALDLSFTLINESNVRVLIRELLAFLEVADNEFKPTMTSQIGIAADKFAPNKRWHFDTMLRVLSLAGNYVKEQILSSFVRLVATTPELQTYAVQKLYINLKKDITQESLTQAGAWCIGEYADALLKGGQYEEEELVQEVKEHEVVDLFSLILNSAYATQVSTEYIVTALMKLTTRFSDPAQIEKIRRILQYHQTSLDIEIQQRVVEYGNLFSFDQVRRGVLEKMPIPQIKEESRVLGQAPTKKKAANRKSRVIKPTEQDLLDIMDAPAASPAASSTTNTDLLADILGGTSSPPPSASSPPPQQSNVSNIMDLFGSAPVPSTVSPAPPSSNLDFMSPVSSAPQPQAPAGIPCYNANDLNVTFQIQRNAEGMIQATAKFVNTSGSANLSNVSLQAAVPKSQKLQLLSISSSDLGPGAEASQMMRVSGCKGPLRLRLRIAYTHPTAGQVMDQVNWTESS; encoded by the exons ATGAGTTCCC TCAAGCAGTTCATTCGAAATGTGCGTGCGGCCAAGACGATCGCAGACGAGCGAGCTGTCATTCAGAAAGAGAGCGCTGCCATCCGCGCCAGCTTTCGAGAGGAGAGCCACGATCCCAACATTCG TCGTAACAACGTCGCAAAGTTACTCTACCTGTTCACCCTTGGAGAGCGAACCCATTTTGGACAGATCGAATGCTTGAAGCTCCTCGCCTCACCTCGATTCGCCGATAAACGTCTGGGACATCTGGCTACAAGCTTGTTGTTGGATGAAAATCAAGAAGTATTGACATTGGTTACCAACTCCCTCAAGAA CGATCTCGGACATTCCAACCAATATGTTGTTGGACTTGCTCTCTGTACACTAGGAAATATCGCCTCGATTGAGATGTCACGGGATCTCTTCCCCGAAATCGAGACCCTCGTAGCCACAGCCAACCCATATATTCGAAGAAAGGCGGCTTTGTGCGCAATGCGCATATGTCGAAAGGTTCCAGACTTACAAGAGCACTTCATTGACAAGGCTACACAGCTTCTGTCCGACAGAAACCACGGCGTCTTGCTCTGCGGTCTTACTCTGGTGACAAGCCTCTGCGAagcagatgaggaggagggcggagaagaaggaattgTTGAAAAGTTCAGGCCTTTTGTCCCGGGACTTGTTAGAACCCTGAAAGGGCTCGCTACTTCAGGCTACGCACCCGAACACGACGTTACTGGTATTACCGACCCTTTCCTGCAGGTCAAGATCCTTCACCTTCTGCGAGTCCTGGCTGTGGGTGATGCAGAGACCAGCGAGCAGATCAACGATATCCTTGCCCAGGTTGCTACCAACACTGAATCATCCAAGAATGTTGGGAATTCCATCCTGTACGAAGCTGTGCGCACGATTCTCGACATCGAGGCCGATTCTGGATTAAGGGTGCTCGGTGTCAACATTCTGGGCAAGTTCCTCACCAACCGCGATAACAACATCCGATACGTGGCTCTTAACACCCTGATCAAGGTTGTCGCCATCGAGCCCAATGCTGTGCAGAGACATCGAAACACCATCCTGGAATGTTTGAGAGACCCTGATATCAGTATTCGCCGTCGAGCTCTGGACCTGAGCTTTACCTTGATTAACGAGAGCAATGTTCGAGTGTTGATTCGGGAGCTTCTTGCCTTCTTGGAGGTTGCCGATAATGAGTTTAAGCCAACAATGACCAGCCAGATAGGTATCGCCGCTGACAAGTTTGCGCCTAACAAGCGATGGCATTTCGACACAATGCTCCGAGTTTTATCTCTTGCCGGTAACTATGTCAAGGAGCAGATCCTATCATCATTTGTTCGCCTCGTCGCTACTACCCCTGAGCTACAGACTTATGCGGTTCAGAAACTCTATATCAACCTCAAGAAAGACATTACTCAGGAGAGTCTGACGCAGGCTGGTGCTTGGTGTATCGGCGAATATGCAGACGCTTTGCTCAAGGGTGGACAatatgaggaagaggagcttgTGCAGGAGGTTAAGGAGCATGAGGTTGTCGACTTGTTCTCACTGATTCTTAACAGTGCATACGCCACACAAGTGTCAACAGAGTACATTGTGACAGCCTTGATGAAGTTAACAACCCGCTTCTCTGACCCAGCTcagatcgagaagatccGAAGGATCCTGCAATATCACCAGACCAGCCTCGATATCGAGATTCAGCAGCGAGTCGTTGAATATGGcaacctcttcagcttcgatcAGGTCCGACGTGGAGTGCTCGAGAAGATGCCTATTCCTcagatcaaggaggagtCTCGTGTTCTTGGACAAGCTCctacaaagaagaaggccgccaACAGGAAGTCAAGAGTCATCAAGCCAACAGAACAAGACCTCCTGGATATTATGGACGCGCCTGCTGCGTCACCAGCTGCTTCCTCAACGACCAACACTGATCTCCTCGCCGATATCTTAGGTGGTACCtcgtctcctcctccatctgCCTCCTCGCCGCCTCCTCAGCAATCCAATGTATCGAATATCATGGACCTATTTGGCTCTGCCCCTGTGCCATCTACGGTTTCTCCAGCCCCACCATCATCGAACCTCGACTTCATGTCTCCCGTGTCGTCAGCACCTCAGCCTCAGGCACCTGCCGGTATTCCCTGCTATAACGCAAATGACCTTAACGTAACATTCCAGATCCAACGCAACGCAGAGGGTATGATTCAAGCCACCGCAAAGTTCGTCAACACTTCTGGTTCAGCAAATCTGTCCAATGTATCTCTACAAGCTGCCGTTCCCAAGTCTCAGAAGCTGCAACTGCTGagcatctcttcatcggaCCTCGGACCTGGAGCTGAAGCCAGCCAGATGATGCGAGTGTCCGGATGCAAAGGG CCTCTGCGTCTGCGCTTGAGGATTGCATACACGCACCCAACTGCTGGACAGGTCATGGATCAAGTCAACTGGACAGAGTCGTCCTAG
- a CDS encoding related to DNA polymerase Tdt-N, which translates to MRLDNLPRIFLLSTHLKPEELHHLEERIPTLTYDINEAEIVLGKISQQRRAEFELRRAKFEFASVEEPQKESHQVDYPAVADDSGGSPDPKRRRVKEQPDIGTDIVKVVKLSWLLDSWEKEELLPVDHYLIFQCNRVLPRETTLAPVLPKGSTSPASSILERALLEKKAQSSSTSPSNGHKRRHDASTTMSQNAPSLLHQTTSEHDITLPVIPEFLRTTYSCQRPTYMNPPNEAFVNILTEIRTIRQLREDEVGVRAYSTSIASIAAYPYVLGNAQEVARLPGCGDRIAELWHHWKETGESVEVREANTDPKIIVLKLFYNIWGVGVVTAHDFYQKGWRDLDDLVEFGWNTLSRSQQLGVKYYNEFLQGIPRDEVATIAAVILEHARLIDPGFEMVIAGGYRRGKQQPGDADVVLSHRNENKTLNAITKVVVALEKAQLITHTLTLSTHNSDRGQRPVSWKGEKSNGSGFDTLDKALVVWQDSSKNDAPHRRVDIIISPWKTVGCAVLGWSGGTTFQRDVRRYCKKVKGYKFDSSGIRRRADGRWVDLEGTSGGDEAPDMETAERRVFAGLGLQWRSPEERCTR; encoded by the exons ATGAGACTCGATAACCTTCCGCGGATTTTTCTCCTCTCAACACATCTAAAACCTGAAGAACTGCACCATCTCGAAGAACGAATCCCTACATTGACGTATGACATCAATGAAGCTGAGATCGTGCTCGGAAAGATATCGCAGCAAAGACGCGCTGAGTTTGAGCTGAGAAGGGCAAAATTCGAGTTTGCCTCTGTAGAGGAACCTCAAAAGGAGAGTCACCAAGTTGATTATCCAGCTGTGGCCGATGACTCGGGTGGTAGCCCAGATCCCAAGCGGAGGAGAGTCAAAGAACAACCCGACATTGGGACAGACATAGTCAAGGTTGTTAAACTTTCATGGCTCCTAGACTCgtgggagaaggaagaaCTCTTACCCGTGGACCACTACTTGATCTTCCAGTGTAATCGAGTCTTGCCTCGTGAAACAACACTCGCACCTGTATTACCCAAAGGCTCTACTTCACCAGCTAGTAGTATTCTTGAGCGTGCCCTTCTCGAGAAGAAAGCGCAGTCATCAAGCACCTCGCCATCCAATGGGCACAAAAGGCGTCATGATGCCTCGACAACAATGTCGCAAAATGCACCTAGTCTCCTTCATCAAACGACATCGGAACACGACATCACACTGCCCGTCATACCTGAATTTCTGAGAACCACGTATTCATGTCAGCGACCGACGTATATGAATCCACCGAATGAAGCGTTTGTGAACATCCTCACTGAGATACGAACCATTCGTCAACTCCGAGAGGATGAGGTCGGTGTGAGAGCTTACTCCACATCCATTGCCTCGATCGCTGCGTACCCTTACGTGCTTGGGAATGCCCAAG AAGTTGCGCGGTTGCCGGGTTGCGGTGATAGAATCGCCGAACTATGGCATCACTGGAAGGAGACAGGTGAATCAGTAGAAGTACGCGAGGCCAACACCGACCCTAAAATCATAGTCCTCAAACTCTTTTACAACATATGGGGAGTTGGGGTCGTCACCGCCCACGACTTCTATCAAAAGG GATGGAGAGATCTAGATGATCTCGTCGAGTTCGGATGGAACACGCTCAGTCGCTCGCAGCAACTTGGAGTCAAATATTACAACGAGTTCTTGCAGGGGATCCCCCGAGACGAAGTCGCGACCATTGCCGCTGTAATATTGGAACACGCCCGCCTGATTGACCCAGGATTTGAGATGGTCATTGCGGGCGGTTATCGGCGAGGCAAGCAACAAcctggtgatgctgatgttgTCTTGAGTCACCGAAATGAGAACAAAACACTGAATGCGATAACCAAGGTTGTCGTGGCCCTCGAAAAGGCCCAACTCATCACACATACACTGACACTGTCGACTCACAACTCTGATCGAGGACAGCGCCCGGTATCGTGGAAAGGGGAAAAGTCCAACGGTTCAGGCTTTGACACACTCGACAAGGCTTTGGTGGTTTGGCAGGACTCCAGCAAAAACGATGCACCGCATCGACGGGTCGATATCATTATCAGTCCGTGGAAGACGGTGGGCTGCGCAGTACTAGGTTGGAGTGGCGGCACGACATTCCAGAGAGATGTTCGACGCTATTGCAAGAAAGTCAAGGGTTACAAGTTCGACAGCAGTGGAATACGGCGCCGGGCAGATGGCAGATGGGTTGACCTTGAAGGAACCTCTGGAGGCGATGAAGCCCCTGATATGGAAACTGCAGAACGGAGAGTCTTTGCGGGGTTGGGTCTCCAATGGCGGTCACCTGAAGAGAGGTGCACTAGATGA